From the genome of Arthrobacter alpinus, one region includes:
- the rpmH gene encoding 50S ribosomal protein L34: MSKRTFQPNNRRRAKKHGFRLRMRTRAGRAILAARRGKGRIELSA; the protein is encoded by the coding sequence GTGAGCAAGCGGACTTTTCAGCCGAACAACCGCCGTCGTGCCAAGAAGCACGGCTTCCGCCTCCGTATGCGTACCCGCGCCGGTCGTGCCATTTTGGCCGCACGCCGTGGCAAGGGTCGCATCGAACTGTCGGCCTAA
- the dnaA gene encoding chromosomal replication initiator protein DnaA yields the protein MGTEGINTEEINDVGSSWRRVIRILEQDERVSPRQRGFVVLTQPQGLIGNTLLVAVPNELTREVLQTQLNTALVEALRQVFPAEISCAFSVNADLVPTRKEEVAAPEQVPVRADRNDRVERIERSERIDIASKPSPMLPSTSQEFGRLNPKYVFDSFVIGSSNRFAHAAAVAVAEAPAKAYNPLFIYGDSGLGKTHLLHAIGHYARRLYNGIRVRYVNSEEFTNDFINSIRDDEGASFKQLYRNVDILLIDDIQFLANKDATQEEFFHTFNALHNHNKQVVITSDLPPKRLQGFEERMRSRFEWGLLTDVQPPELETRIAILRKKAIGEGLSAPDDALEYIASKISTNIRELEGALIRVTAFASLNRQPVDVGLAEMVLKDLITDDGAQEITSTAILGQTAAYFNISLEELCSKSRTRTLVTARQIAMYLCRELTDMSLPKIGQEFGGRDHTTVMHADRKIRELMAERRAIYNQVTELTNKIKQQQREG from the coding sequence ATGGGCACTGAGGGGATCAATACCGAGGAGATCAACGATGTTGGTAGTTCCTGGCGCAGAGTCATCCGAATTTTGGAACAGGACGAACGAGTCTCTCCACGGCAGCGAGGTTTTGTTGTCCTCACTCAGCCACAGGGCCTCATTGGCAACACGCTTTTGGTTGCTGTACCCAACGAACTGACGCGTGAGGTTCTGCAAACCCAGCTCAATACTGCTCTGGTTGAAGCTCTCAGACAGGTATTTCCGGCGGAAATCAGCTGCGCATTCAGCGTCAACGCCGATCTAGTCCCCACCCGCAAGGAAGAAGTTGCAGCTCCAGAACAGGTTCCGGTGCGTGCTGACCGCAATGACCGCGTTGAACGCATAGAACGTTCGGAACGAATCGACATTGCTTCCAAACCGTCACCGATGCTGCCCAGTACGTCCCAAGAATTTGGTCGGTTGAATCCAAAGTATGTTTTTGACTCCTTTGTCATCGGGTCCTCGAACCGCTTTGCCCATGCAGCGGCAGTAGCCGTTGCCGAGGCGCCGGCCAAGGCTTATAACCCGTTGTTCATCTACGGCGACTCCGGTTTGGGAAAAACACATCTGCTGCACGCCATTGGCCACTATGCGCGCCGACTCTACAACGGAATCCGGGTTCGCTACGTGAACTCCGAAGAGTTCACCAACGATTTCATCAACTCCATTCGTGACGATGAGGGGGCCAGCTTCAAGCAGCTCTACCGCAATGTAGACATCCTCCTCATTGATGACATCCAGTTCCTAGCCAACAAAGATGCCACCCAGGAAGAGTTCTTCCACACCTTCAACGCCTTGCACAACCACAACAAGCAGGTAGTCATCACCTCAGATCTGCCTCCCAAAAGGTTGCAAGGATTTGAGGAACGCATGAGATCACGTTTTGAGTGGGGCTTGCTCACCGATGTGCAGCCACCCGAGCTGGAAACCCGCATCGCCATCTTGCGAAAGAAGGCGATCGGTGAGGGTCTATCAGCGCCGGACGATGCCCTTGAATACATTGCCTCAAAGATCTCAACGAACATCCGTGAACTTGAAGGTGCTTTGATCAGGGTCACCGCCTTCGCAAGCTTGAACCGGCAGCCGGTGGATGTGGGCCTGGCCGAGATGGTTTTGAAGGACCTGATCACCGACGACGGCGCCCAAGAGATCACTTCAACGGCGATCCTTGGACAAACGGCAGCGTACTTCAACATCTCCTTGGAAGAGTTGTGCAGCAAGTCACGCACCCGAACCCTGGTCACTGCGCGGCAAATTGCCATGTATCTGTGCCGGGAGCTGACCGACATGTCACTGCCCAAGATCGGGCAGGAATTTGGTGGCAGGGACCACACCACGGTCATGCACGCGGACCGGAAAATCAGAGAACTTATGGCTGAACGGCGCGCCATCTACAACCAGGTGACCGAGCTGACCAACAAGATCAAGCAGCAACAGCGAGAAGGATAA
- the dnaN gene encoding DNA polymerase III subunit beta yields the protein MKFRVERDVLTEAVSWAARSLSPRPPVPVLSGLLLKAEAGTLSLASFDYEISARLQIPADITEEGTILVSGRLLADICRSLPSAPVDIETDGSKVTLTCRSSRFHLATMPVNDYPELPALPDVSGTVDGEAFAQAVAQVIIASSKDDTLPILTGVKMEIEGDLITLLATDRYRLALREIRWNPTSPGISTGALVKAKTLSEVAKTLGGSGNINIALSENSELIGFESGGRRTTSLLVDGDYPKIRSLFPDNTPIYATVETHALAEAVRRVSLVAERNTPVRLMFTDGQLTLDAGTGEDAQASENLEATLVGEEITVAFNPHYLSEGLNAFDSKYVRFSFTSAPKPAMLTAQDDLNGENRDDYRYLVMPVRLPNQ from the coding sequence GTGAAGTTCCGAGTCGAACGAGATGTTCTGACCGAAGCAGTCAGCTGGGCCGCACGCTCCTTGTCGCCCCGACCTCCAGTGCCTGTCCTTTCAGGCCTTTTGCTCAAAGCCGAAGCCGGCACACTCAGCCTGGCCAGCTTTGACTACGAGATTTCTGCACGCCTGCAAATCCCGGCTGACATCACCGAAGAGGGCACCATCCTGGTTTCGGGAAGGTTGCTGGCGGATATTTGCCGCAGCCTTCCCTCAGCGCCGGTTGACATCGAAACCGATGGCTCCAAAGTCACGTTGACCTGCCGCAGCAGCCGTTTCCACCTGGCCACCATGCCTGTTAACGACTACCCGGAACTGCCGGCCCTGCCGGATGTGAGCGGGACCGTCGACGGCGAAGCCTTCGCCCAGGCAGTTGCCCAGGTCATCATTGCTTCCAGCAAAGATGACACCTTGCCCATTCTCACAGGCGTAAAAATGGAAATCGAAGGTGACCTGATAACGCTTCTTGCCACGGACAGGTACCGTCTGGCCCTGCGGGAAATCAGGTGGAACCCCACGTCTCCAGGCATCTCCACAGGTGCTTTGGTAAAAGCAAAAACCTTGAGCGAAGTGGCCAAGACTCTAGGTGGTTCCGGGAACATCAACATCGCCTTGTCAGAAAACAGCGAACTGATTGGATTTGAGAGCGGCGGGCGCCGCACAACCTCACTCCTGGTGGATGGCGATTATCCCAAAATTCGTTCCTTGTTCCCGGACAACACACCCATCTACGCCACCGTGGAAACTCACGCACTGGCGGAGGCTGTACGCCGCGTTTCCCTCGTAGCGGAGCGAAATACACCAGTAAGGTTGATGTTCACCGACGGTCAACTCACCCTTGATGCAGGAACGGGTGAAGACGCCCAGGCCTCTGAGAACCTCGAAGCGACACTGGTTGGCGAAGAAATCACTGTCGCGTTCAACCCGCACTATCTCAGCGAGGGTTTGAACGCGTTTGACAGCAAATATGTCAGGTTTTCCTTCACCTCAGCACCAAAACCGGCCATGTTGACGGCCCAGGACGACCTCAATGGCGAGAATCGTGATGATTACCGCTACTTGGTTATGCCAGTAAGGCTTCCCAACCAGTAA
- the gnd gene encoding phosphogluconate dehydrogenase (NAD(+)-dependent, decarboxylating) produces the protein MHIGLVGLGKMGFNMRERLRAANIEVTGFDSNPDVSDVTSLAELVSSLQAPRLIWVMVPSGDITNSVITELSEHLDAGDLIIDGGNSRFTEDQKHGALLAEKNIGFMDVGVSGGVWGLKNGYGLMAGGSTENVAWAMPILDVLRPEGDRADSFVHVGDIGAGHYAKMVHNGIEYGLMQAYAEGYELLAKKDIIEDLPGVFRAWQKGTVVRSWLLDLMVKALDEDPGLESIDDYVEDSGEGRWTVEEAIANAVPAPAITAALFARFSSREDNSPAMKMVSALRHQFGGHATKPSGS, from the coding sequence GTGCACATCGGACTTGTCGGACTTGGAAAAATGGGCTTCAATATGCGGGAACGCCTTCGCGCAGCCAACATTGAAGTCACCGGTTTTGACAGCAATCCTGATGTTAGCGACGTTACTTCTCTCGCGGAACTTGTTTCATCACTGCAGGCACCTCGGCTGATCTGGGTCATGGTTCCCTCCGGGGACATCACCAACTCCGTGATCACCGAGCTTTCAGAACACTTGGACGCAGGAGATCTGATCATTGACGGCGGAAATTCGCGGTTCACTGAGGATCAAAAGCACGGTGCTTTGCTGGCTGAGAAGAACATTGGTTTCATGGATGTAGGGGTCTCAGGCGGGGTGTGGGGCCTGAAAAATGGTTACGGACTGATGGCTGGCGGGTCAACTGAAAATGTCGCTTGGGCCATGCCGATTCTGGATGTTTTGCGTCCTGAGGGAGACCGCGCAGACAGCTTTGTCCATGTGGGAGACATCGGTGCCGGGCACTACGCAAAAATGGTGCACAACGGTATCGAGTATGGACTGATGCAGGCGTACGCCGAAGGGTATGAGCTGCTGGCCAAAAAGGACATTATTGAGGATTTGCCAGGCGTATTCCGGGCTTGGCAAAAGGGGACTGTGGTTCGTTCCTGGCTCCTGGATTTGATGGTCAAGGCCTTGGATGAGGATCCGGGCCTGGAATCCATAGACGACTATGTCGAGGATTCAGGTGAAGGCCGTTGGACGGTGGAAGAAGCCATAGCCAACGCTGTCCCTGCCCCTGCCATCACGGCCGCACTGTTCGCACGTTTCTCCTCCCGCGAAGACAACTCCCCTGCCATGAAAATGGTGTCGGCTTTGCGACACCAGTTCGGCGGACACGCCACCAAACCCTCCGGTTCCTAA
- the recF gene encoding DNA replication/repair protein RecF (All proteins in this family for which functions are known are DNA-binding proteins that assist the filamentation of RecA onto DNA for the initiation of recombination or recombinational repair.), translated as MFLEHLSLTDFRSYQQVDLALSPGVTVLVGSNGLGKTNLVEAIGYLSTLSSHRVSSDAPLLRFGADRALVRAQLVRGVQKVMVEVEINASRANRARINRANPVRARDVLGICRSVLFAPEDLALVKGDPSSRRRFLDDLLVVMLPKHAATRSDYDKVLRQRNALLKSARAQHFSRNGVSEGHLATLDVWDAHLAAAAALLLSARLELLNRLRPHMAEAYAQLTDGSKLLRAIYRSSIDDDPVKATDAYDAVPSEKQEAPFALESREPADLSLCSVEELKEKFILALQSSRTRELERGMSLVGPHRDEVELLLGVAPARGYASHGESWSVALALRLASFYVLSEDTHIANNQPILILDDVFAELDSQRRRKLALMVRNAEQVLVTAAVGEDIPPELSGAQVQVIPGGVVANGG; from the coding sequence GTGTTTCTTGAGCATCTTTCCCTCACCGACTTCCGCAGTTATCAACAGGTCGATCTGGCGCTCTCCCCTGGGGTGACGGTTCTGGTGGGGTCCAATGGTTTGGGTAAGACCAACCTGGTGGAGGCCATCGGCTATTTGTCCACACTTTCCTCCCACCGAGTCAGCTCGGATGCACCGCTGCTGCGGTTTGGTGCCGACCGGGCCTTGGTGCGTGCCCAACTTGTGAGGGGCGTTCAAAAAGTGATGGTGGAAGTTGAAATTAACGCCTCCCGCGCAAATAGGGCCCGAATCAATCGGGCCAATCCCGTCCGGGCCAGGGATGTTTTGGGGATCTGCCGCAGTGTCCTTTTTGCCCCCGAAGATCTGGCCCTCGTTAAAGGTGATCCCTCCAGTCGGCGTCGTTTTTTGGATGATTTGTTAGTGGTGATGCTGCCTAAACATGCCGCTACGCGCTCGGACTATGACAAGGTACTCAGGCAGCGAAACGCCTTGTTGAAGTCGGCCCGGGCCCAGCATTTTTCCAGGAACGGTGTCAGTGAGGGGCATCTCGCCACGTTGGATGTGTGGGACGCGCATCTGGCCGCGGCGGCGGCCCTTCTGCTGTCTGCCAGGTTAGAGCTGCTGAACCGTTTGCGACCCCATATGGCTGAGGCTTATGCCCAGCTGACAGATGGATCGAAACTTCTCCGGGCAATTTATCGCAGCAGCATAGATGATGATCCAGTGAAGGCAACGGATGCGTACGACGCCGTTCCTTCAGAGAAGCAGGAGGCCCCCTTTGCGCTCGAGAGCCGGGAACCGGCGGACCTTTCGCTGTGCAGCGTGGAAGAACTGAAGGAGAAGTTCATTCTCGCTTTGCAGTCGTCGCGAACTCGCGAGTTGGAGCGTGGCATGTCCTTGGTGGGGCCACACCGGGATGAAGTGGAATTGTTGTTGGGCGTGGCACCGGCACGAGGCTACGCCTCACATGGTGAGTCCTGGTCGGTTGCCTTGGCCTTGCGTCTGGCATCGTTTTATGTGCTCAGCGAAGACACTCACATCGCCAACAACCAACCCATCTTGATCCTCGACGACGTATTTGCGGAGTTGGATTCCCAGCGGCGGCGCAAATTGGCGCTGATGGTCCGCAACGCCGAACAAGTACTGGTTACAGCCGCCGTGGGTGAAGACATTCCCCCTGAGCTCTCCGGCGCTCAGGTACAGGTCATTCCAGGTGGTGTGGTTGCCAATGGTGGGTGA
- a CDS encoding DUF721 domain-containing protein, with translation MDHVTEVDAPQAALNRMRTIAKSRGELRIPRSRLGEKSTPRGKRVPFLDVKDGGRDPLGLGNVVSRLVSDRGWSSPLAVGSVMAQWDTLVGADISAHCQPESFEVTTLHVRCDSTSWATQLRLLSSSLLAKFDAELGAGVVTKILVLGPTAPSWRKGFRNVKGRGPRDTYG, from the coding sequence GTGGACCATGTCACCGAGGTGGATGCCCCCCAAGCGGCCTTGAACAGAATGCGAACCATAGCCAAGAGCCGTGGCGAACTACGGATTCCCCGCAGCAGATTGGGGGAAAAGTCCACCCCCAGGGGAAAACGAGTTCCTTTTTTGGATGTCAAGGACGGCGGGCGGGACCCCTTAGGACTGGGTAATGTGGTGAGTCGACTGGTATCGGACCGGGGATGGAGTTCACCACTGGCAGTGGGATCTGTCATGGCACAGTGGGACACCTTGGTGGGTGCTGACATATCAGCCCACTGTCAACCGGAAAGTTTTGAAGTCACCACCTTGCATGTGCGTTGTGATTCCACCAGTTGGGCAACCCAGCTGCGGCTGCTTTCTTCGTCCCTGCTAGCTAAGTTTGATGCGGAACTCGGTGCAGGCGTCGTGACCAAGATATTAGTCTTGGGACCCACTGCCCCAAGCTGGCGCAAGGGCTTCCGCAATGTCAAGGGTCGCGGGCCTAGGGACACATACGGATGA
- the gyrB gene encoding DNA topoisomerase (ATP-hydrolyzing) subunit B translates to MSADLVLPAAKIPANESHYDASDITVLEGLEAVRKRPGMYIGSTGPRGLHHLVYEVVDNSVDEALAGYCDHIEITLTAEGGVRVVDNGRGIPVDIHPTEGKPTVEVVMTILHAGGKFGGSGYAVSGGLHGVGISVVNALSRRVDTEIRRQGSVWRMKFADGGKPQGTLVKGEDTTDTGTTQTFYPDPEIFESVEFDFETLRARFQQMAFLNKGLKITLTDDRVVEPVTDEDPDLDAIPEGKDVVTGKREVIYQYMDGLLDYVKHLNSSKKYEPVHEDVIAFETEDTTRNMAVELALQWTTSFSESVHTYANTINTHEGGTHEEGFRAAMTSLINRYAREKNIIKEKDDNLTGDDIREGLTAVISVKLTNPQFEGQTKTKLGNSEVKGFVQRVVTDGLGDWLERNPGPARDVIRKSIQASQARLAARKARENTRRKGLLESGGMPGKLKDCQSKDPALSEIYIVEGDSAGGSAVRGRNPTTQAILPLRGKILNVERARLDRALGNAEVQAMITAFGAGIGEDFDVEKARYHKIVLMADADVDGQHITTLLLTLLFRYMRPLIENGYVYLAQPPLYRIKWSNAPHDYVYSDKERDAALASGAAAGRRIPKDNGIQRYKGLGEMDYSELWDTTMDPAHRTLLQVTMDDAAEVDQVFSILMGEDVESRRNFIQQNAKDVRFLDI, encoded by the coding sequence ATCAGTGCGGACCTCGTCCTCCCGGCTGCTAAAATCCCGGCCAATGAGAGCCACTACGACGCCAGTGATATCACGGTGCTGGAAGGCCTCGAGGCTGTCCGGAAACGTCCAGGGATGTACATCGGTTCCACTGGCCCCCGCGGTTTGCATCACTTGGTCTATGAAGTGGTGGACAACTCCGTTGATGAAGCTCTCGCCGGATACTGTGATCACATTGAGATCACGTTGACAGCCGAAGGCGGTGTCAGGGTGGTTGACAATGGCCGTGGCATTCCAGTGGATATTCACCCAACGGAGGGCAAGCCAACCGTTGAGGTTGTTATGACTATTTTGCACGCCGGCGGAAAATTCGGCGGCAGTGGCTACGCCGTGTCCGGTGGTTTGCATGGTGTCGGCATTTCCGTGGTGAATGCGCTCTCCCGCCGTGTTGACACCGAGATTCGCCGTCAGGGATCCGTGTGGCGGATGAAGTTTGCCGACGGAGGCAAGCCGCAAGGTACTTTGGTCAAGGGTGAAGACACCACCGATACCGGCACCACGCAGACGTTCTATCCGGACCCCGAAATTTTTGAGTCCGTCGAGTTTGATTTTGAAACACTCCGTGCCAGGTTCCAGCAGATGGCCTTCCTGAACAAGGGCTTGAAGATCACTCTCACCGATGATCGTGTGGTCGAGCCAGTAACGGATGAAGACCCGGATCTTGACGCCATTCCTGAAGGAAAAGACGTAGTCACCGGTAAGCGTGAAGTAATTTACCAGTATATGGACGGCCTCCTTGACTACGTCAAGCACCTGAATTCGTCCAAGAAGTATGAGCCTGTTCATGAGGATGTCATCGCCTTTGAAACAGAAGATACCACTCGCAACATGGCGGTAGAACTTGCTCTGCAGTGGACCACGTCTTTCTCCGAAAGTGTTCACACCTACGCAAACACCATCAACACGCATGAAGGCGGAACCCACGAAGAGGGATTCCGTGCCGCCATGACGTCGCTGATCAACCGCTACGCGCGCGAGAAAAACATCATCAAGGAAAAAGATGACAATCTCACGGGGGATGACATCCGAGAAGGCCTCACGGCCGTCATTTCCGTGAAGCTGACCAACCCTCAGTTTGAGGGGCAGACCAAGACCAAATTGGGCAACTCCGAGGTCAAGGGATTCGTTCAGCGCGTTGTCACCGATGGTTTGGGGGACTGGCTGGAACGTAATCCTGGACCTGCCCGCGACGTGATTCGCAAGTCCATTCAGGCTTCCCAAGCACGCCTGGCAGCACGCAAGGCGCGCGAAAATACCCGACGCAAGGGGCTGCTGGAATCCGGGGGCATGCCCGGAAAGCTCAAAGATTGCCAGTCCAAGGATCCGGCACTGTCGGAGATTTACATTGTGGAGGGTGACTCTGCAGGCGGCTCCGCCGTCCGTGGGCGCAACCCAACCACGCAGGCCATCTTGCCTCTGCGAGGGAAAATCCTCAATGTGGAGCGCGCCCGCCTTGACCGGGCCCTGGGAAATGCCGAAGTTCAGGCCATGATCACGGCATTCGGGGCAGGCATTGGCGAGGACTTCGACGTGGAGAAGGCCCGTTACCACAAAATTGTGTTGATGGCTGATGCTGATGTTGACGGCCAGCACATCACCACCTTGTTGCTGACCTTGCTGTTCCGCTACATGCGTCCGTTGATTGAAAATGGATATGTGTATTTGGCCCAGCCGCCGTTGTACCGGATTAAGTGGTCGAATGCGCCGCACGACTACGTCTACAGCGACAAGGAACGTGATGCTGCGTTGGCCTCGGGAGCAGCCGCGGGCCGGCGTATCCCTAAGGACAATGGCATCCAGCGCTACAAGGGTCTCGGAGAGATGGACTACTCGGAATTGTGGGATACCACCATGGACCCTGCACACCGCACCTTGCTTCAAGTAACCATGGACGACGCCGCCGAAGTCGACCAAGTTTTCTCCATCCTGATGGGTGAAGACGTTGAATCACGACGTAACTTCATTCAGCAAAACGCCAAGGATGTCAGGTTCCTCGACATCTAG
- the gyrA gene encoding DNA gyrase subunit A produces the protein MSDETPQNPSEPTVDAAGNDVLEGNVMHDKVERIDLQEEMKRSYLDYAMAVIVGRALPDVRDGLKPVHRRVLYAMFDGGYRPERSFNKCARVVGEVMGQYHPHGDSSIYDALVRLIQDWTMRYPLALGQGNFGSPGNDGAAAPRYTETKMAPLAMEMVRDIDEETVDFQDNYDGKNQEPTILPARFPNLLVNGSSGIAVGMATNIPPHNLREVAEGVQWYLANPTVGREELLDALIERVKGPDFPTGAQILGRKGIEDAYRTGRGSITMRAVVNVEEIQGRTCLVVTELPFQANPDNLAIKIADLVKDGKISGIADLRDETSGRTGQRLVVVLKRDAVAKVVLNNLYKHTQLQENFSANMLAIVDGVPRTLPLDAFIRHWVTHQMDVIVRRTRFRLRKAEEEAHIQRALLKALDALDEVIALIRRSSTTEEARDGLIALLEIDEIQAKAILDMQLRRLAALEHQKITDRHNVLETMITEFNRILADPEIQRGIVSDELAEITARFGDDRRTEIMMGYDPNMSMEDLIPEEEMVVTITRGGYVKRTRSDNYRTQHRGGKGVKGASLRGDDVVEHFFVTTTHHWLLFFTNLGRVYRAKAYELAEAGRDAKGQHVANLLAFQPDEKIAQVMDLKDYQQSPFLILATKNGLVKKTRLEDYDTNRSAGVIAINLRDGDELVSAQLVSETDDLLLVSRKGQSIRFTATNEALRPMGRATSGVTGMKFRDYDELLSANVVTEDSFVFIVTEGGYAKRTAVDEYRLQGRGGLGIKVAKLVEDRGDLVGALIVQEDDEVLVVMSGGKIVRSDVSEVPAKGRDTMGVIFAKPDKNDRIIEVARNSERGLEQDDELGEDDESLAAAEGTESIADSNPEANVQLDEVPLSDPDATNGGTD, from the coding sequence ATGAGCGACGAAACACCTCAGAATCCCTCAGAACCGACCGTGGATGCCGCGGGAAATGACGTTCTTGAAGGAAATGTAATGCATGACAAGGTTGAGCGAATTGATCTCCAGGAGGAGATGAAGCGCTCTTATCTCGACTACGCCATGGCTGTCATCGTGGGGCGCGCCCTCCCTGACGTCCGGGACGGGCTCAAACCTGTGCACCGCCGGGTACTTTACGCCATGTTCGACGGAGGCTACCGCCCGGAGCGCTCGTTTAATAAGTGTGCGCGCGTTGTAGGTGAGGTTATGGGCCAATACCACCCGCACGGCGACAGTTCCATCTACGATGCTCTGGTGCGCCTAATTCAGGATTGGACCATGCGGTACCCCCTTGCGCTGGGGCAGGGCAACTTTGGCTCACCGGGCAACGACGGCGCTGCTGCACCGCGTTATACCGAAACTAAAATGGCACCCCTTGCCATGGAAATGGTCAGGGACATCGACGAGGAAACCGTCGATTTTCAGGACAACTATGACGGCAAGAACCAAGAGCCCACCATTTTGCCTGCAAGGTTCCCGAACCTTTTGGTCAACGGATCCTCAGGTATCGCCGTGGGAATGGCCACTAATATTCCCCCGCACAACCTCCGCGAAGTGGCTGAAGGAGTCCAATGGTACCTGGCTAACCCCACCGTTGGGCGTGAAGAACTCCTTGATGCCTTGATCGAACGCGTCAAGGGTCCTGATTTCCCCACCGGTGCACAAATTCTTGGACGCAAGGGAATTGAAGATGCCTACCGCACCGGCCGTGGATCCATCACCATGCGCGCGGTGGTCAACGTTGAGGAAATTCAGGGTCGTACCTGTCTGGTAGTTACCGAACTGCCGTTCCAAGCGAACCCTGACAACCTCGCCATCAAGATCGCCGATCTGGTCAAGGACGGCAAAATTTCCGGTATTGCCGACCTTCGCGACGAGACCTCGGGCCGCACGGGCCAGCGCCTTGTCGTCGTACTCAAGCGCGACGCGGTGGCGAAGGTTGTTTTGAACAACCTGTACAAGCACACCCAACTGCAGGAAAACTTCAGTGCCAATATGTTGGCCATCGTTGACGGTGTCCCGCGTACACTTCCGTTGGATGCGTTTATTCGCCACTGGGTAACCCATCAGATGGACGTTATTGTCCGCCGCACCAGGTTCCGCCTGCGCAAGGCAGAAGAAGAAGCTCACATTCAGCGGGCACTGTTGAAGGCACTGGATGCCCTTGACGAAGTCATTGCCTTGATCCGACGTTCTTCCACCACTGAGGAAGCACGCGACGGCTTGATTGCGTTGCTGGAGATCGACGAAATCCAAGCCAAGGCCATCTTGGACATGCAGTTGCGTCGTTTGGCTGCCTTGGAACACCAGAAGATCACGGACCGCCACAACGTGCTGGAAACCATGATCACCGAATTCAACCGGATTCTGGCCGACCCCGAAATTCAGCGTGGCATTGTCAGTGATGAACTGGCCGAAATCACGGCCCGTTTTGGTGATGACCGCCGTACCGAGATCATGATGGGCTACGACCCCAACATGAGCATGGAAGATCTCATTCCTGAAGAGGAAATGGTCGTTACCATCACCCGCGGTGGCTACGTCAAGCGCACACGTAGCGACAACTACCGCACGCAACACCGCGGCGGCAAGGGTGTCAAGGGTGCGTCGTTGCGCGGCGACGACGTCGTGGAGCACTTCTTTGTGACCACCACACACCACTGGCTTCTGTTCTTCACGAACCTGGGCCGGGTATACCGGGCCAAGGCCTACGAGCTAGCCGAGGCCGGGCGTGACGCCAAGGGCCAGCACGTAGCCAACTTGCTAGCTTTCCAGCCGGATGAGAAAATCGCCCAAGTCATGGATCTCAAGGACTACCAGCAGTCTCCGTTCTTGATTTTGGCAACTAAAAACGGGTTGGTGAAGAAAACCCGGCTGGAGGACTATGACACCAACCGCTCCGCCGGTGTTATCGCCATCAATCTACGCGACGGGGACGAGTTGGTCTCCGCGCAGCTCGTTTCCGAAACTGATGATCTGTTGCTTGTCTCCCGTAAGGGCCAGTCAATCCGGTTCACCGCAACAAATGAGGCGTTGCGACCCATGGGCCGGGCCACCTCAGGTGTTACGGGTATGAAGTTCCGTGACTATGACGAATTGTTGTCGGCCAACGTGGTGACCGAGGATTCCTTTGTCTTCATTGTGACCGAGGGTGGCTACGCCAAGCGCACAGCGGTAGATGAATACCGCTTGCAGGGCCGGGGTGGCTTGGGAATCAAGGTCGCCAAGCTTGTAGAAGACAGAGGTGACCTGGTTGGAGCCTTGATCGTGCAAGAAGACGATGAGGTTCTGGTGGTCATGAGCGGTGGCAAGATCGTGCGCTCCGACGTCTCCGAGGTTCCCGCAAAGGGCCGCGATACGATGGGCGTCATCTTTGCCAAGCCGGACAAAAATGACCGCATTATCGAGGTGGCACGCAACAGTGAACGCGGACTCGAACAAGACGACGAACTGGGCGAGGATGACGAATCGCTAGCTGCTGCCGAAGGCACTGAATCAATTGCCGACAGCAACCCCGAAGCGAACGTTCAGCTTGATGAAGTACCGTTAAGCGACCCTGACGCAACAAATGGAGGTACCGATTGA